In a single window of the Leptospira sanjuanensis genome:
- a CDS encoding sensor domain-containing diguanylate cyclase gives MYNGIKYDIEKFFDYSLDMLCIAKIDGYIFKINPSFQKAFGWATEELLAFNSYSYLHPEDVEPTYKVIEELIQGIPILSFQNRYRCSDGNYKNFSWTAFPDRSAGLIYAIGRDITEIVESNRKLNQLAAELKNANDRLFEQASTDPLTKLKNRRTFNEELQFLIEAARRKKGFLSLIMIDVDHFKEYNDRFGHPAGDRVLVGLARVLTETLRVSDLLARFGGEEFVIALPDMPEPKAIEVAERLVTMVRKQSWENTPITISAGISTLDFGKQTDQSPYADCASEIIEEADQALYRSKANGRNCHTHSSKTF, from the coding sequence ATGTATAACGGAATCAAATACGACATCGAAAAGTTTTTCGATTATTCTCTCGATATGCTTTGCATCGCTAAAATCGACGGATACATTTTCAAGATCAATCCTTCCTTTCAAAAAGCGTTCGGTTGGGCGACCGAGGAATTGCTGGCGTTTAATTCTTATTCTTACCTGCATCCGGAGGACGTGGAACCGACTTACAAGGTAATCGAGGAACTCATACAAGGAATTCCGATTTTATCGTTTCAAAACCGATATCGTTGCTCCGACGGAAACTATAAGAATTTTTCCTGGACCGCGTTCCCGGATCGATCCGCCGGTTTGATTTATGCGATCGGAAGAGACATCACCGAAATCGTGGAGTCGAATCGAAAGCTCAATCAGCTCGCGGCCGAATTGAAGAACGCAAACGATCGATTGTTCGAACAAGCCTCCACCGACCCCCTTACGAAATTAAAAAACAGAAGAACCTTCAACGAAGAGTTGCAATTCTTAATCGAAGCCGCTCGTAGAAAGAAGGGATTTCTTTCCTTAATCATGATCGACGTCGATCATTTCAAAGAATACAACGACCGCTTCGGTCATCCAGCGGGAGATAGAGTTCTCGTAGGATTGGCCCGTGTTCTTACCGAAACGCTGCGGGTAAGCGACCTTTTAGCCCGATTCGGGGGAGAAGAATTCGTAATCGCCTTGCCCGATATGCCCGAACCAAAGGCGATCGAAGTGGCGGAACGATTGGTGACGATGGTTCGAAAACAATCCTGGGAAAACACTCCGATCACGATCAGCGCGGGGATCTCGACCCTCGATTTCGGAAAACAGACGGATCAATCCCCGTACGCCGATTGTGCGTCGGAAATCATCGAAGAAGCGGATCAGGCCTTATATCGCTCGAAAGCGAACGGAAGAAATTGTCACACGCATAGTTCCAAAACATTCTAA
- a CDS encoding chloride channel protein → MITIAELLRSRVLVLSKKNPFMLSRLTFFYLILGVAGGLFSAAFWMLLEYLIRFASAVSGVYTVPFMAVCGLLVGLIIHLLGEPGEISLVIDNIRFRGGKLEASQNPSMALSSLLSISAGGSAGPEAPLVQITGSFGNWFAEKLRLTGEEYRSMTIAGMAAGFTSLFGSPLGGALFALEILQHRHVVEYYKALLPAFLSSTSAFFVFLWMTHAGLQPTWQFPQYVPGDIQDFLYALLLGGIGAALGWMFHGLFVASRWAYSKIPGPIYWKTLLGGLVLGLIAWQIPLTRFFGHDQLNQIVEGKFTLLFLVALIFWKTFAITTTVSTGWRGGIIIPLFFLGACAGKLLFGILPSENESFLMICLMAAVNSSVTKTPISTTILLSELTGLYSFTPVLIASLSGYFLSPKEPFIKTQGKEG, encoded by the coding sequence ATGATCACGATCGCGGAACTTCTTCGATCCAGGGTTTTGGTTCTTTCCAAAAAGAATCCCTTTATGCTTTCGAGGCTCACGTTTTTTTATCTGATCCTCGGAGTTGCGGGCGGACTTTTTTCAGCCGCGTTTTGGATGCTCTTGGAATATCTCATCCGTTTCGCGTCCGCGGTTTCCGGCGTTTATACGGTTCCGTTTATGGCCGTCTGCGGTTTGCTCGTCGGACTCATCATTCATCTTTTGGGAGAACCCGGAGAAATCTCATTAGTAATCGATAATATACGGTTTCGCGGCGGAAAACTCGAAGCGAGTCAAAATCCTTCCATGGCTCTTTCCTCTTTGTTGAGCATCTCGGCGGGAGGAAGCGCGGGACCGGAGGCGCCTCTCGTACAAATCACCGGTTCATTCGGAAATTGGTTCGCGGAAAAACTTAGACTCACGGGAGAAGAATACAGATCCATGACGATAGCCGGAATGGCCGCCGGTTTTACCTCCCTTTTCGGTTCCCCGCTCGGGGGCGCGTTATTTGCGCTTGAGATTCTGCAACACAGACACGTAGTCGAATACTATAAGGCTCTTCTTCCCGCGTTCTTATCCAGCACCTCGGCGTTTTTCGTATTTCTTTGGATGACGCACGCAGGTTTGCAGCCTACCTGGCAGTTTCCGCAATACGTTCCCGGAGACATTCAAGATTTCTTATATGCACTTTTGCTGGGGGGGATCGGCGCGGCCTTGGGCTGGATGTTTCACGGATTGTTCGTCGCAAGCCGTTGGGCGTATTCTAAAATTCCCGGACCGATCTATTGGAAAACCTTGTTGGGCGGTCTCGTATTGGGTTTGATCGCTTGGCAGATTCCGTTGACCCGATTTTTCGGCCACGATCAGCTCAATCAGATCGTGGAAGGAAAATTCACTCTCCTCTTTTTGGTCGCGCTGATTTTCTGGAAGACGTTCGCGATTACGACTACCGTTTCCACCGGATGGAGAGGGGGAATCATCATTCCTCTGTTTTTTCTCGGAGCCTGCGCCGGAAAACTTTTGTTCGGAATTCTTCCGAGCGAAAACGAATCCTTTCTAATGATCTGTCTGATGGCGGCCGTAAATTCTTCCGTAACCAAAACGCCGATTTCGACCACGATTTTGTTGTCCGAACTGACCGGACTTTACAGTTTTACTCCGGTTTTGATCGCGAGTTTAAGCGGATATTTTCTATCTCCGAAAGAGCCGTTCATCAAAACGCAAGGGAAAGAAGGTTAG
- a CDS encoding sensor domain-containing diguanylate cyclase encodes MGYQKEYNLEKFYQYSLDLFSIQRLDGTVISVNPSFHRILGWTEEELLGKTPFHLLHPDDQDMIKMEFEKLDGGIPRTSIQNRVRCTDGSYKHFAWTGYPDLEAGLVYVTGRDITETIESNQKISQLASELKEANDRLFEQATTDPLTKLKNRRAFTEELQYLMHHAQNHKSHLSLLMIDVDHFKEYNDKFGHPAGDAILVNLAKLLTETLPKNATLARYGGEEFIVALPDTSRTRAIEVAEKLTSTIRKFDWENRSITISIGAATTGPMLNEVNHAFDAKELLENADKALYVSKATGRNRATHSHSEA; translated from the coding sequence ATGGGTTATCAAAAGGAATACAATCTAGAAAAATTCTACCAGTATTCCCTGGATTTATTTTCGATCCAAAGACTGGACGGAACGGTCATCTCGGTGAATCCTTCGTTCCACAGAATCCTAGGATGGACCGAAGAGGAACTTCTCGGAAAAACTCCCTTTCATCTGCTGCATCCGGACGATCAGGATATGATTAAAATGGAATTCGAAAAATTGGACGGAGGCATTCCGAGAACTTCCATCCAAAATCGGGTTCGCTGCACCGATGGGAGTTATAAACATTTTGCATGGACCGGATATCCGGATCTAGAAGCGGGATTGGTCTATGTTACCGGAAGAGACATCACCGAAACGATCGAGTCGAATCAAAAGATCAGTCAACTCGCATCCGAACTGAAGGAAGCCAATGATCGATTGTTTGAGCAGGCCACGACCGATCCTTTGACAAAATTGAAAAATCGAAGAGCCTTTACGGAAGAACTTCAATATCTGATGCATCACGCTCAAAATCATAAAAGTCATCTTTCTTTGCTCATGATCGACGTGGACCATTTCAAAGAATACAACGACAAATTCGGTCATCCGGCGGGAGATGCGATATTAGTAAATCTCGCCAAGTTACTCACCGAAACTCTTCCAAAAAACGCAACGCTGGCCCGATACGGAGGAGAAGAATTCATCGTTGCTCTACCCGACACGTCGCGAACGCGCGCGATCGAAGTGGCCGAAAAATTGACCTCCACAATCAGAAAATTCGATTGGGAAAACAGGAGTATAACGATCAGCATCGGTGCTGCAACAACCGGACCGATGTTAAACGAAGTCAACCATGCGTTCGACGCGAAAGAACTTTTAGAAAATGCAGACAAAGCCCTTTACGTCTCGAAAGCAACCGGAAGAAATCGGGCGACTCATAGCCACTCGGAAGCATAA